The sequence CCCCGTCCCTGCAGTTCGACGAGCTGGGCGACTGCGACTTGGTCATAGAGGCCGTCTTCGAGCGGATGGATATCAAAAAGGAGGTTTTTGAAAAGCTCGATGGCATCGCCAAACCGGGCGCCATCCTGGCCTCCAATACCTCCTATCTTGACTTGGATGAAATTGCGGCCGCGACGTCTCGGCCGCAGGACGTGATCGGCCTGCACTTTTTTTCACCGGCGAACGTCATGACGTTGCTGGAGGTGGTCCGGGGCAGCGCTACTGCAAAGGACGTAATCGCGAGCGCAATGACGCTGGGCAAGAAGATTGGCAAGGTTCCGGTGCTGGTCGGCAATTGTCACGGTTTTGTAGGCAACCGGCTACTGGCCCAGCGACAGCGCGAGGTGCAGAAGTTGTTGCTGGAGGGCGCGAAACTCTGGGATATCGATCGCGTTATCTACGACTTCGGGATGCCGATGGGGCCGTTCGCCATGAGCGACCTCGCGGGCATCGACCTCGGACTTGACCCGAACAACAAGACGCCGAACTCAGTGCGGGAGGTCCTCGTCCATTTGGGGCGGCGCGGTCAGAAAACTGGCGCTGGCTATTACGACTATGACGGCAACCGCAATCGATCGAACTCCGAGCTCGTCGAGCAGGTGGTTCGCGACTTTGCGGCCCAACGCGGCATCGCCCAACGGGAGATTAGCGATGAAGAGATCCTCGAACGGTGCCTGTATCCGATGGTCAATGAAGGCGTAAAGATCCTTGAGGAAGGGATCGCGTTGCGAGCATCCGACATTGACGTCGTCTGGGTGAAGGGCTACGGCTGGCCAGTGTATCGCGGCGGCCCGATGCATTGGGCAGAGCTGGTGGGGCTCAAAAGGATACTGGATCGCTTGCGCGAACTGCAGAAGATCCACGGCGACGACTTCAAGCCGGCGCCGCTGCTCGAAAGGCTTGTGGCCGAGGGACGGGGATTCAAGACGCTCTAGAAGGGCGACGCGCGCATGGACAATCCGCAGAGCGCGTCTCAAGCCGCTTTCAGGCATATCCAATCAATCTTGTACAACCAGAAGCTCGGACATAAGGCCGATTCCATGCATAACTGGCCGAAGACTGGTTGCGGAGGGTATTGCTGGTGTCCGTCGTGAATGTGATCGACCCCGAAGACTTGGTGTTTCCCGCCGTGTGGTGTCCGATATCGCCCGATATCCATCCGGCTTGGCGGGAACTTGACGCCCGAGCCTTGGCCTGGGCAGACCGTTTCGGGTTGTGCTCTGATCCGGTCCAGCGGGAGCGACTTGCACGAGCGTTGGCCGGCGACCTGGCTAGCAGCGGCGCACCTTTCGCTGACTTAATAACTTCGTGGAGATGCTGATGTAGGACCCGCAAACCTGAATACGTTTTACCCAAGGGGCGGCAGCTCAAGGCGCGGAAAGGATGACGTTACCATCTGGCATCTTCACCTTCGGCCGGCCACGACGCAAAGACCGGCTTCGACGGAGATTCAGCGCGCCGAATAGCGTCAGGCAGTCGGCGCTTGTATCACGACACCGTACCAGCCTAGCCCGCGGTAGCTTTCATACCCGGGTGTCAATGCGAAAGAGACTGTCCGCCCGTCCGATAGTCTGTAAGATCCGCGTGGCTTTCCCTCAGTAGTGAGTCGGAATGGTTCGTTCAAAATTCCCTTTGCGTCAGAGCTTGCGATAATACGGAACGTCGAATCCACGATCATGCAGCGGCTCCGTGCCCACTCGTCGTCGCTAAGGCGCACTCCGCGTACGACTGTGGATGACTGTGGTGTCCAGTCAAAAAAAATGATTAGAGCGCCCACTGGTTGACCATCAACTGCGCCCCGTTCACGAATTGCCGTGGCATAGGTCGCAACGTGTGCACCTCCTAACTGAGGGAGCGCTTCAACGTCCGCAGCTACGAAATCTGATCCCGACGCGGTTTTCATTGCGTCCATAAACCATCTGGCATTGGCGATATTTTTGCCGATGACAGGATAGGTGCCAGGGCGACCGTTGGCCACCACAGTCCCTCCAGCGTCGACGATCCAGAGATCCAGATAGACGGTATAGCTATCCAGAATGACCGACAATCGACGGGAAGCATATTCTTGAGCCGCGGCATTTCGATTGGCTAGGCAGTCGACTACTGCCGAATCGGTGGCCCACCAACGGACGTCGCATGATCGCTCATACAGGTTCCGGTCGATGATATCGATCATGTTCAGCGCAAGATCGGTGCATCGCTGCCCCTCGTGTGAGTGCACGCGCTCAATCATGCCGTCAGCCAACTCCGTCAGTTTCGACAACGAACCTGCGAGTTCCTTGTTGAGCACTGTCGTAATGTCTGAAATTCGTGTTGACACGTGCTTGACTTGGTTTGCCACGACGGCGAATCCCTTACCGGCATCGCCGGCACGCGCCGCCTCAATCAGGGCATTGAGCGCGAGAAACGTCGTTTCTCTATTGATGTCGTTAATATCTGATATTTTGCTCGTCGCGAGCTTTTTGACTTGATGCGTAAGTTCAACAATTTCTTGGGGATTCGACATTGGCTGCGCCTTGGAAGATGGCCTAACACCTATCCGACAATGCAAGGATCGGGCCTGTTGACGTGGTGTCGGCTTGTACAGGTATGTTGTGAATTAGCCGCGTCGCTGCGCTCTACTGGAACAAACCACCTACAAGTTCGCGTATAGGGCTTCGGGGTGCTGAAAGTCGGTCGACAGCAGGCGAAAAACCGGAGTCATGGCGCAGCCGACGAACCTCCTGTCACCGATTCCAGCTCATCGCATTGCCGGCGTCATAGCCACCGATCATGTTTTGCCAGTCGGTATCCGCGCACAATACCCACATTGATCCTCTGGCAGAGATCGCGATTGAAAAGGTGACACACGGGTGCTGCCCGTTGATTGACAGATAGGGCTCGGAAATCTGCACCGTCCCCGGTTCGCTGATTGCATCACGAAAGTATGGACGCCTGTCCCAACAACCTCCCGACGTCACGGCCGTGGACCGGAACAGCTTTGACGCTGACGCGTAAGGCTGCATGGCTTTTATGTCGTCTCCGATCTGATAACCGTAACCGTCCAGCAAAAAGCAGCGGACTGTGCCCTGCAGGCGCACGAGGTGTTCAGTAGCATGAGGCAGATCGATGCCGGCGCAAAGCCTCTCCGCCGCTGTCTGCAAAGCGTCCGCGTAAGCTGACCGAAGCGTGGTCTTCGCGCGTTCATTCAGTTCGACGCGCGCTCGAAACATCTCAGATATCGAGTCCATGACTGCCCGACAAGACTCCTCATCCGCTTTGCCCGGAGCAGGGCGTGCAAAGTAAAATCCTTGGACGAAATCCGCATTGCATTCCATCGACAGAAGTGCTTCGGATTGCGTTTCGACGCCTTCGACGAGGACTAATGCGCCAGTTTCATGCAATAGCGAGACTAAGCGAGGCAACATGCGCGCAACGCGAGGCTCCTGAGCTGCCTGTGCGATGACACTGCGATCTAGTTTGACGATATCGGGTTGCAGTCGCCAGACTCGATCGATGTTCGAATGGCCTGCACCGAAGTCGTCCAGTGCTATGAGAAATCCATGCCGCCGGAATGACGCGATACCTTCGATTAGTCGCTCGAGATCCCCGTTCGGCGTTTCGAGAAGTTCTAGAACAATACGTTCGGGCATCAATTGCAAGCGACTTAAAGTGTTTTCGACGAGACGGCGATAGGCATCCGAGGTGATGAAACTGGCCGGCCGGGTATTGAGAAAGAGCCGCTGATGCGCGTTCGCTATTCGCACGAAATTGGACACGTGTAACAATTGAACACCCCGTTCGAGGTTGTTCCAACGTCCCCGCGCATTGGGGCGGTTCAACACCTTCAGCGGTTCAACGTCGTTGAGTGCTAGATCGTGTGCTCGGAGTAGAGCCTCGTAGCCGATCGGACGGTGGTGTGAAAAGCTGAAAATCGGTTGGAACACGCTCGAGAGAGTCAACTCACCGAATCGGGCGAAGGATGACTGGAGCGATGCGCCATTTTCGGAGAATTGCAGGAGGTCTGGAAGTTCCAATTGGATACTCTCTAAGATGACGCGTCGTGTTGCGCATCGATGAGAACGCCGCAGCAGTGAACGCTATCTTCGGTTAGGGCAAGCGCACCACCTATACGCTTGTTCTATTCATTTGCAAGTCGCGACCAGACAGGCCTCGCGAGTCAATTCTTGGCTTGCGGCAAGCAATGCACTACTTGGAACTCGTCCGAGTTTCGGAGCGCTTTTCAACTTGACTCCTCCGACATGGTGACCCCGAAAGTTCGTTGGACAAGGTTGCCGCTACTAGGTCTGTCCGACATCCACACCGTCCCAAGTTTGCATATTCATCTTCGTCGGGCCGTTCCAGTCGCCCTGAGTTTGGCACCGAGCGATCCAAGGCTTCGCCAGTCGCCG comes from Burkholderia sp. GAS332 and encodes:
- a CDS encoding methyl-accepting chemotaxis sensory transducer; the encoded protein is MSNPQEIVELTHQVKKLATSKISDINDINRETTFLALNALIEAARAGDAGKGFAVVANQVKHVSTRISDITTVLNKELAGSLSKLTELADGMIERVHSHEGQRCTDLALNMIDIIDRNLYERSCDVRWWATDSAVVDCLANRNAAAQEYASRRLSVILDSYTVYLDLWIVDAGGTVVANGRPGTYPVIGKNIANARWFMDAMKTASGSDFVAADVEALPQLGGAHVATYATAIRERGAVDGQPVGALIIFFDWTPQSSTVVRGVRLSDDEWARSRCMIVDSTFRIIASSDAKGILNEPFRLTTEGKPRGSYRLSDGRTVSFALTPGYESYRGLGWYGVVIQAPTA
- a CDS encoding EAL domain, c-di-GMP-specific phosphodiesterase class I (or its enzymatically inactive variant); translation: MELPDLLQFSENGASLQSSFARFGELTLSSVFQPIFSFSHHRPIGYEALLRAHDLALNDVEPLKVLNRPNARGRWNNLERGVQLLHVSNFVRIANAHQRLFLNTRPASFITSDAYRRLVENTLSRLQLMPERIVLELLETPNGDLERLIEGIASFRRHGFLIALDDFGAGHSNIDRVWRLQPDIVKLDRSVIAQAAQEPRVARMLPRLVSLLHETGALVLVEGVETQSEALLSMECNADFVQGFYFARPAPGKADEESCRAVMDSISEMFRARVELNERAKTTLRSAYADALQTAAERLCAGIDLPHATEHLVRLQGTVRCFLLDGYGYQIGDDIKAMQPYASASKLFRSTAVTSGGCWDRRPYFRDAISEPGTVQISEPYLSINGQHPCVTFSIAISARGSMWVLCADTDWQNMIGGYDAGNAMSWNR